A single region of the Gossypium arboreum isolate Shixiya-1 chromosome 12, ASM2569848v2, whole genome shotgun sequence genome encodes:
- the LOC108478665 gene encoding transcription factor bHLH71-like, producing MLESGLVFRETRIASYIVWRCRLGFSREMTLETLSSNDLLNFVIYDTISATPYSGNDSFMTTFSMEEQSTSTALNCFPMVTPPQCCRSTATEAVERRPNLAVQGRKKRRRKPRLCKNKEEAETQRMTHIAVERNRRKQMNEHLAVLRSLMPESYVQRGDQASIVGGAIEFVKELEHLLQTLEAEKFRVLQQVTPAAAANEETTNTNSKMLSSPPFAQFLMQPQYTWSQIPNKYTSKTKASIADIEVTLIETHANLRILLRKGPTQLSKLVAGFQSLFLSILHLNVTTLDPFVLYSISAKVDEGCQLSSVDDIARAVHHMIRIIEQDATALC from the exons ATGCTAGAAAGTGGTTTAGTCTTTAGAGAAACTAGAATTGCAAGTTATATTGTTTGGAGGTGTAGATTGGGCTTCAGCAGAGAAATGACTCTTGAAACCCTTTCTTCCAACGACCTCTTGAACTTCGTTATCTATGATACCATATCTGCAACTCCATACAGCGGCAATGACTCTTTCATGACTACTTTCTCAATGGAAGAACAATCTACTAGTACTGCTTTGAATTGCTTTCCAATGGTGACTCCTCCACAATGTTGCCGCTCAACAGCAACGGAAGCTGTGGAGCGGAGGCCGAATTTGGCAGTTCAAGGGAGGAAAAAGAGAAGGAGAAAGCCAAGGTTATGCAAGAACAAAGAAGAGGCCGAGACTCAAAGAATGACTCACATTGCTGTTGAGCGAAACAGGCGAAAGCAAATGAATGAGCATCTAGCTGTTTTACGCTCCCTCATGCCTGAGTCTTATGTCCAAAGG GGTGATCAAGCATCCATAGTTGGTGGTGCCATAGAGTTTGTGAAGGAGCTTGAGCACCTTCTGCAGACCCTTGAAGCTGAAAAGTTTAGGGTACTGCAACAAGTAACACCAGCTGCTGCTGCCAATGAAGAAACCACCAACACCAACTCCAAAATGCTATCATCACCACCATTTGCACAATTTCTTATGCAGCCTCAGTACACCTGGTCTCAGATCCCTAACAAATATACATCAAAAACTAAGGCATCAATAGCCGATATTGAGGTGACATTGATTGAAACTCATGCTAATCTTCGAATTCTTTTGCGAAAAGGTCCCACTCAGCTTTCCAAACTTGTTGCTGGTTTtcaatcacttttcctttccatcCTCCACCTCAATGTCACAACCCTGGATCCATTTGTTCTCTACTCTATCAGTGCCAAG GTTGACGAAGGATGCCAGCTCAGTTCCGTAGATGACATAGCAAGGGCAGTTCACCACATGATCAGAATAATTGAGCAAGATGCCACTGCCTTATGTTGA